The genomic DNA TAGTTTAATTCATAAAAGCTTTGAGATTTTGCCTTTCATTTCATAGTAAAAAAGTGCTACAGACAAATTGATACATTAGACACACGAATatgtctttattatttaattacacTAAACCTAGACTAAATCAATTGACCTActgttatttacaataattaaaaaattaactttttaatggCCTCTGATCCTTTCAGGGGAACACAAGTTAAAATCAGGCAACTTGAATAAGGAAGTGATTAGATTCTTATTTTGGAGACTAGGCCTAAATCTGTTAATCATTTAGTTATTTAGAGATTTTAAAACGATGGCACATTCGAGTAATATACTTTGTTGAATGTTAGAAGAGTCATAAGAGTGTGTCTATAAATTTTGTAACCTTAACAATACAAACATATTCTGATGAAATACTTTGATGAATGTTATAAAAAGTTATAAGGGtggatatattaattttatggCCTTAAAATACTAGCATATTCGAATATACTGTTGAATGTTAGAAGAGGTTATGAAAATGGATATATGAATTCAATAGACATTAAAACACTAGCCTACTGGGGTGACGTACTGTTATCAATGCTATATAAGTGGATATATTCGTTTTATAGTCTTCAAAATATTAATGTTATTGCCTTCATAACAAGCACAATCCAGTGATATACTTTGCTAAATGttataaatgtagatatataagTTTTACAGCCTTTGAAAAAGAATGCTTTCCTCGGCTAACGGTTTTCCGTTCCTTGCAGGAACCTGCTGAACGCCATGGACGTCAGTCCCCCGATCCGCCTAGACGACCACTTCAAATCGACCGACCTGTTCGACCTGGTGTCGTGCACAGAGTACGACCTAAGCGGCACGGGCATCGGCAGCGACTGGGAGGCCCTGGACGACATCGTAGGCCGCaacgtcaacaacaacaacaacaacgtctcCGTCGGGGACCTGTCACAGTCTTGGTTCAACGGGCCATACCCGGACCCCCCTACACCgacgcctcctcctcccccgcctcCGTCAGCGGTAGTACACCACTCTCAGGACAAGGAGAAGGACACGAGCGATAAGATGTGGGGTGGCGgaggcggtggaggtgggggagggaCGACCGAGAAGGTTGTCAACAGCGCCACGGGGAACACCATCATCATCACATTCCCCCCTGCGGATGGGGGCCACTCCGTGCCCGACACTTCAGACGCCGTCCACAACCCCTCTCCGCCCATGACGGAGCACAACAACCTCGACCTCTTCAACTCCATCCTCAACGAGAAGCCCTACGACGTCATGGGGTCACACAACCACCGGTCGCCGGCTTCAGACTGCGTCTCCTACGCCAGCGCCTGCTCGGGTTACAGCGACTCTGGGATATCCACTTCTCCCGAAGACACAGCTTCGCCAAACGGAGGCGGTCACCATGATCCTGTCGACTTCGATCGTCTGGTGGACTCGGCTGTAGACTCACTCGTGTACTCTCCCGGTGCAGGAGGCCTTGGACAAGTGGACGACGCCGCAGGCCTCGAAGGCAGCGGCAGCTTCCTGTCAAATACTCAGATGTCGTCTTACATGACGCCCGTCACCCAGAGCAATGATGTCTCCTCCATCTTGGAAGGAGCTCTGAGAGGAACCGTCAGGCGCCCTGGAGGTCCCTCCCAAGCACCGACACAACTCAGCAAAGTGAGTGAGTCTAAAACTCTGACTCTCATGTCCAACATgacaccccttccccccctcacGACAGCCTTCAAAGCCGAGCAGCTGAACGGAGTCGCTGGGTCGACCCAAATCAGCAGCAGCAATGGGATGTACGTCACCACAGGGTACGACTACCACCCACCTCCCGCCGAGGAGTTCAACAGCCTAGATGCATCCTTCACTAAGTTGTCAACAGCTACGACCACAAAGGTGAACAGCATGTCAGACTCGACCAAGCCCAAGAAGCGCAAGTACACAAAACGACAGCCAGGGGAGGAACCGACAACCAAGGGACGCCTGCTGCACTTCTGCCACATCTGCAACAAGGGCTTCAAGGACAAGTACAGCGTCAATGTGCACATCCGCACTCACACAGGTGAGAAGCCCTTCAACTGCGAGCTGTGTGGCAAGTGCTTCCGGCAAAAGGCCCACTTAGCCAAGCACGTCCAGATCCACACCACTCCAAAGCCCCCGGGAAAAAGGTGAAGGAATGACGACCACAAgcactactactgctgctgctgccgctgcatccagccagccagccagctagCCAGTCAGCCAGTCAGCCAGCCAGCTTTCCAGTGCAGTGCCCTGTATCTGTCTGCGTACATCACCGCTACTGCAGGCCACTCCTGTTCATGGCGGGCCACGGGcctacaaccataaaaaaaaaggctaggCTGTGGCCAGGCCACAGCCGTGGGTTGCGATCCACGTCTCACTGTCGTACCTGCTCCTTGTTCTTAAGCTGTCTTTTTGCGTTATCTGCAGCTTCCTACTGTTAGAGAGGATATGGGAATCCAATAATTAACACTTACATTTAGGAAGAAGGGTGCAGCCAATACTCAACGCGTGCAAATAGCCCATCACTAACCcacagagagactgagagagagtgatagaaagaCTGAGAGAAAgtgtgagagaaaatgaggaggaGAGAAAGGGTGTGTGTGTCCTGCACCCTCTATTAGGGCTCATGTATTAGATTCAATTTTATTActtgttaagttttttatttctttacagtaATCCCCCGTAATCCACTAGCTGGCTAGTGCTTATGATATATTTGTCAATTGCTGTAAGGAGAGCTTCCTTATAATGAAttgatttgatttcatttatatataaagagaaaaaatataggtTGTCATTTCTTTGTTTCATAGGGTGCCATTATTACTTCGAAGCTTCAACTGCAAGTTTACTATTTTCCTTGTCCATCCGTTTGTGACGTCTTCACCTCGTGACGAAGGCAAATTAGCCCTTAAGACAACCTGGCGTTGCGACTGATTTGGCTTGGCACGTTGGTGAGATGGCTGACAGGCGCTGCATTTTTCTATGATTTCCGAATGTAATTCTTTAGTTGAGGGTCTTACAATAATTCTTCTTGTTTTTCTATGGTCCAGTTATGGTCTCCTGAGGTCACAATAAGGACTGGTTGTGTCAACCAACTTGATTTCACAATGATGAGAAAGTTACTCAAGTGGAATAAATATCTTGGGCAAGAATCATTATTGCTCTGATGATACTGCACCATCTTGAATTCCATATACTTATGGTTCTTGAAGACTTTGATACAAAAATATGAAGATTAAGGGAAGGAATACTTTAGCCAAGGTGCTTAAAAACATCAAATGAATCTGAAAATCTGCTGGTGGTGGTgggattattgttattttccttaAATAGGGCCATGGATTAATATACAACCTCCTCATACCCTATTAAACTTTAGGCAACTGATAAACTCAAGAAACACGCCTAAGtttttgaatgtttttaaaagtaaacattcTGTATCTATATTGTGAATCTATATCAAGAACCATCAACCTTTACTAGTTTGAAGAGCTAACTGATGAATCTGCCCTTATCTAAAGCTACCTTGCACATTCCGGGAGTCTAATGAAAAATGACTTTCTTAAATTCCACTTATAAAACAATTTCAAACCCTTCATTGTGCTCTGAGGCCACTTTGTATCTGAACCTTTACCATCAACTTTCCAAATGCTACAGCTGTTAAGGAACTActatcccttgaccctttttataTCTCTTGTCTTTAATCACTTGTAAATAGGTTTTAAGGTTAATGAGacgaaaattatttatattccctccttcgtAAAGCTCTCTCTCTACCCGCAAAGGCGACCAGACAGGTTTCAAAACTTGGTTTAACATTACGAGCGAGGTATGACCCTCTCTTACCTTGGCTTGAAGACCGAACTTCCTGAGCCATAGTCAATTGAAGGAAAGCCTGCGGTGTAGTAGAGTGGCTTCACAAGGTGGGCACTTAGGTATTACGACTGTAAATAAATTCTTGATCAGGCGTAGTAGTAAAGAGTCACAGTGCCTTCCACCTAGGCGTACAGTCATGGAAGACGAGACGCCATTCAGCCAAGGATCGCGAAAAGATGCAGGTCCCTTTCCAACCATACCCCCCATCAAAAAAATTCCTCTCGTTTTCCCTCCAAAAGCAAATTTATAGCTGTAATGCATCCCAAAACCCAAACATATCCTTATCAGACGCTCAGATTATGTGATATTCTAAATGAAATGCAAGATCGAGCAAAAAATAAGTCTCTTTAGAGAGCCAACATTTTGGCAAGTATGAAGAGATACGGTGTCTTTTTCACCAATCCCCAAATCAAATATCTACGTGATTTCCCCTCCAGAAACAAATTCGCACCTACGAAACATCCACAAACGCAAAATTTTACTTGTCAGACGCTCAAATTATATGTTGACATTTAAAAGAAACGGAAGACGATGCCAGAAGGAAGGTTTCTCTCTTCTGAGAGCCAACATTCTGTTGTCGAATGGCGCTGGGTGGAATGTAAACATTGTGACTTCATGCACTCTGACTGGCTGCCAAAATCTGAGTGAATGCTGTGATTGTATGGAGACGGGCTAGTGTAATTCCTGGTCTCCACTTTACTACATTTTCGTAGATGGTACTTGTGTCCCATGAAATATTATCCTTTGTCTGAAAATTCCCCTGTTATAAAGGTTCATGTGcgtgcctgtgtgtgtatgtaaacccAGCAAGATTGTCTACAGGACTATGTAACTTGCAAGGAAACACACATGTGGCTatattcatttaagaaaaaaattgtaagtcagcaattttaaataaattttttttgtaataatttataaaaatgtatgtcTTGAATATGCTTGCTGTCATAAAATTTCTGGTGtttccttatattattattattattattattattattattattattattattattattattattattattattattattattattattattattattatcagggaCAGAGTACACTGTCTTCGAATTTGTAGAGCTCTGCCTTCTATTTCCAATAGATACCACTACATAAAAGTGGTAGTGTaaagcgtatgtatgtatgtatgcatatatataaatgtgtatatatatatacatataaacagacGCATATATTTTTCTAACCTTGACCAAGAAAGATTTTTGTAAAAGCCAACAATCTatcaaacatattttttatttcaactccTACAGATTTCGGAAAACTGTGCAAGgtcctctttttgtttttcctcgtTATCTACACTGAGCTTAGCCCATtcctttctatataatatatactataatatatatatgattttgtagGTGTGGGGGAAAGGGGATCGTTTATTGAATAGACCGAGAGGAATGGGTAGTCATTCCAGACCCTAAATCTTCTCCtttgaattcttcttcttcttcttcgagccTTGCACAGTCTTCCTGGGAATCTCTTGTTACGTAGATGCTGTTACATACAACTAAAATAAATGGTTTTAGCTCGTGGATACATTCATATATTCACCAACAGGTTGCTGAGGagtttaattcttattttcatcttactttttttttctattgtaggGGGTATGAAATACGCAATATTGGGCCTTACAAAGGCTATCAAAAGAGCTCGTATTGCCTTACCACGTCGTGGTCTCGGAATCTActgaagcttaaagagtggcatTGAGAAGCTGGCAcctactgtactgtactgtactgtacagtacagtacagtacagtactgtaCATTGTTGAAGGGTGCTAAAGAGAGTTTGCTGAAAGTGGTAAGGCTCATGATGCTGTTGAAAGCTAATAAGGAATATGAGCTTAAAGGGTACAAGCCAAAGGTCCAGTTCGAAGACGCCTCAATGATGTAAAGtagagaaaaatcataaaaaatacttacTGAGGCTTCTGATGTATAGATTTaggtttaataattttattattattattattattattattattattataattattattattattatttgttgttatcTGCATTCACTAAGAGATTATTAATTTAATGATTATAttcaattaaaatataattcCTCGGATATGGGACGTAGGCCTTTTTCATAAGCTAAGACGGTCCTCCCCCAAAAAATCTTCGACGGCGGGACGGGACGGGACAGTCCCGTTGGAGAAGGACCGTGGGACCAAAACAACAAGGTGTCATAAACGCGATCAGAAACGGTCTGGCTAGGGTAGAAGACTTGACGTCACGCTAATTCCACCTTGCTGAATCAGATACTACTTTAGGTGATTATGCTCCAAGCAAGTGGGTTCTTGTAGAGATTCTCTTCTGGGAACACAATGTCTCTCTACAGAAGTGGATTCGTGTAGTAATTCCCTTCTGGGAACAATGTTTCTCCACAGGAATGGATACTTTCAGTGATTCTCTTCTGGGAACACAGTGTCTCTTCACAGAAGTGGATTCTTGTAGCAATTCCCTTCTGGGGACACAATGTCTCCACAGAAATggatattttcagtgattctCTTCTGGGGACACAATGTCTCCACAGAAGTGGATTCTTGTAGAGATTCTCTTCTGGGAACACAGTGTCTCTTCACAGAGTGGAATCTTGTAGTAATTCCCTTCTGAAACACGATGTCTCCACAGAAATGGATATTTTCAGTGATCCTCTTCTGGATACACAATGTCTCTCCCTAGAAGCGGATTCTTTCAGTTGATTCCCTTCTGGGAAGGCGAGAACCTTAGGATCTGAAccccaaaataagaaataagggaTTCTATTCTAGTGATTGATTTGTGATCGCAGCTTTTGGCACCAATATGACAGAAGGGTCACGTGCACAGCTTTCTACCTCTCTCACCGTCTGGAGGCAAATGGATAACAACAGTCAGTATtagaagaaaatatgattttaatatgaaaaatgaaggtTTTATTGATGCGGTCGAACTTCGCCCAAATGATGTACAAGTTATTTTGACTTAGCtcagaaaaaacataaaattcctCACTTTTCTTTGCCTTCAGAAGAAAACgtcaaattttccattttttttttgccttcaagACTGTGAGAAGTAgcaagtaagcaagcaagcaagcaagcaagcacgctGGTCCTACCCTACCCCCGAAAACTATAAACCACTGGAAGGGATAGTGAGACAAGTATATTCCACCTCTGGTAGTGAGAAGTTTCATCACTCACACTGagatttgaattcaatggaagcCGTATATCTTTTGGTTCGATAACTCTCTTGATTTCTACGAATTGGAAAGAAATAACGTCTGATCTGATGTTTTTACTCTTGATGGAACAGGAAGCTTTCTGtagattaaaaaaaccaagtattttTGTTCTTGTATCTCAAATGCAACAGGAGAATCTACGTTGCATCAATTTGCCTTTTGTTGCAAGCACAGTCAAACTCCAGACGCTTGATTTTGCTTGCAAGGAAACTCTGAAAGAGGCGAAACAAATATGACAGCTTCTGTCTGACGAGAGTAAAATATTTCTcttttgagagaaaaaataaaataaaaaacacacaaagtCCTCTCACTTCACTGTTTCTTGTTCTGGCTGCTgtgataattcttttaaaaagtcaataacttatctatttccatttattttgtaattgtgGTTTTTTTCCTTGTTATTCATTGCTTGTCTGTTAAAATGTTGCTTATATTCTTCTctcccttgattttttttttttactctgtcgAGTGAAAATAGTGTTATTGCCATAATTAGCTCCACTGATCTTTATAATATGTACTTGTTATGAACTCGAAACTCCAAGTCTCTTAGTCCAGGGGTTGTTCTTCTTGTTGATTGGTTAATGCGATGTTTATTCCTTGATCCTGATTGGTTAGGACGTCAGAATTTAAGATGGTGGAACGGCCACTGTTTGCCAAGACGTAGTTCAATTCTTAAATGCAATGATTTAAAAGTACCAGTTGTGCGTGTTGGGCCGTCAGTAGCAATGGTAACGTTGCTGTAGGCACTTTTTGCAGTTGGAGGGAGGTGCCGTTACAAAGGTAAAGCTTCTAAAAGCAATTAGAAAGGAGTGCCTACAGTTGCAATGGAGGGATTGCCGATACAAAGTTATTGCCTCTGGTTGCAATTAGAAAGGAGTGCCTATGCATAGGCACTACCTATAGTTGCAAGGGAGGAAGTGCGTGTATAAAGGTATTGCCTTCGATTGCAATTAGAAAGGAGTGCCTATGTATAGGCACTGCCTCCATTTGCAATGGAGGGAGTGCGCGTATAAAGGTAATGCCTCCAGTTGCAATTAGAAAAGAGTGCCTGTACATAGGCACTGCCTACAGCTGCAGGGAAGGGAGTGCTTTTATAAAGGTATAGCCTCTAGTTGCAAATAAAAATGAGTGCTGATACAAAGGCATCACTTCCATTTGCAAGGGAAGGAGTGCAAATATAAAGGCACTCACTGCCTACAGCTGTAACAGGGAGAGTGTGCCGATACAAAGGCAATACCTCCACCAAATTTAGATAACAGTAGTCTGGCGTCCAAAATTTTCCAAACAATAGTAATGATATTGCTAAGTTACCAGGATGTGAACCAAGAACTctccatcaattttttttttttatcttagagtATATCCAaagattaacttaaaaaaaacgaaagaaagaaagaataaaataatcagAGATCACTGCtttaatattttgctcaacaaCGGGACTTGAATTTCGagtttattattagaattattattattattattattttctctattaTCCCTTGCCGTACCTTTGAAAGTCTTTTACCAAACGGTGTTAAATTCCCAGTGTCCcagccatttaaaaaaaacatagagagatttatattattaatataacacTGTTGAACCCTCCCCATggatgttatttgttttttttttaacaaaactgaatggaaaaatggtaaataaaaatctgaaaaatgcCTTAAAAGCACTGAACTGGGCCACTCGGGAGTCTAGCACATGGGAAAAGACTAAGCCTTCATTGTGTaacctcctatttttttttttttttttacaaaatgagtGAGATGACGTGATTCGTACACTGATGTACTCTCaaaatggtaataatatatatatacaaatatactatgaAATCGAAGCTTCAATTTCCCAAAGCTTCTGGTAATATCCGGCTTTCAgacttactattattataatatattatatatttttttaatccttgTTATATTCTGAATGCTGATTTAAAAGTGTATCtatgaaggttttttttcttgtacatagttaaatcaataaatgaaaaacgcGCCACTGTCCTcttgtgttttatttgtttttttattcctttttcgcGAAGATTTTAATTGAATAATTTTGGTTTTAATTCTCAGGTTACTGAAATTAAATTGGACAATTGTCTagtgaataaatacatataaatgaatattaatatttcgACAAATCTGAAGATATTgaagcaaatgaaataaaagtggaCGATTGCtgagtgaataaatatataaagattaatatttatattgGAACAAAGCAGAAGATATTCAAGTAAGATAAAATGGAACTCAATTTAGATGTTACTGAATGTATGATGCTTAAATAAGGTCAacgaaatgcaaagaaaaataaaatggaattgaATTTAGATGTTAATAAGAATAAGGTGTTTAGATAAGGTCAATAAAATGCATACTTGAATAATGTATAAAACTTGAAGGAAAATTATGAGCAAATGAATTAATAATGATGGGTTGTGCATGTGTATTTATAATGTGCATGTACAGTGTACATGTGCAATATGcttatataatgtgcatgtataATGAACATTTGCATGTACAATGTACATGTGCAATAAGCACGTacaatgtgtatgtgcatgtacaaTGTGAATGTACATGTACAATGTGTACGTACAATGTGCATGTCATGTACAATGCGCATGTACATGTTCATGTACAATGTACATGTACACGTGCATGtacaatatgcatgtatatgtacatacatatattggttGACTGGCTtggacaaataaataataacccaataaatatattaatgataaataagaaaacataaacgaattaataagtaaaaagaaaaacacgaacTATCCATTGCCTTGATCAAACGTCAAGGTCTGTTCTATAAACCTTTATCAAAAGGTAACGCCTATTCTATAAACCTTTATTAAAAAGCAAGGTCTATTCTATAAACCTTTATCAATGGGCAATGTCTATTCGATAATCACTTATCAAAAGGAACTCCTATTCTATGTACCTTTATCAAAAGTCAAGGTCTGTTCTATAAACATTTATCACAACGGAAGGTCTGTTCTATAAACATTTATCACAACGGAAGGTCTGTTCTATAAACATTTATCAAAAAGCAAGGCCTATTCTATAAACCTTTATCAAAAGGCAAAGTCTATTCTATAAACACTTATCAAAAAGCAAGGCCTATTAATAAACCTTTATCAAAAGGCAAAGTCTATTCTATGAACACTTATAAAAAAGCAAGGCCTATTCAATAAACCTTTATCAAAAGGCAAAGTCTATtctataaatacttataaaaaagcaAGGTCTATTTTATAAACCTATATCAAAAGGCAACACCTATTCTATAAACCTTTATTAAAAAGCAAGGTCTATTCTATATACCTTTATTACAAGGCAAGGCTATTCTATGTACCTTTATAAAAAATCAAGGTCTCTTCTATAAATACTTATCACAAGGCAACGCCTTTTttataaacacataaaaaagcaAGGTTTATTCTATAAACCTATATCAAAAGGCAACGCCCATTCTATAAACCTTTATCCTAAAGCAACGTCTATTCTATAAACCTTGATCAGCAGACAACGCATACTCTATAAACCCACATCAAATGGCATCGTCTGTTCTGTAAACCTATATCAAAAGGCAACACCTATTCTATAAACCTTTATTAAAAAGCAAGGTTTTTATGTACCTTTATCAAAAATCAAGTTCTGTTCTATAAACACTTATCACAAGGCAACGcctattttataaacacttataaaaaagcAAGGTTTATTCTATAAACCTATACCAAAAGGCAACGCCCATTCTATAAACCTTTATCCCAAAGCAACGTCTCTTCTATAAACCTTGATCAACAGACAACGCACACTCTTTAAACCCACATCAAATGGCAACGTCTTTTCTATAAACCTATATCAATGGAATGGAACggaatatgtgattttggcataaagccaagcacttggacccaTAGAATCATTCAGCGCTATCATAAACCTATATCAAAAGGCAACATCAATAAACCTTTATCTGGTGGCCATGTTTACCATCTCACAACTTAAAGACTAACACTTGAACCTTACCTGCCACTTGTAGATAAAACTTAATCCCAGGGTCATTTTGGTCGGTTGCACCGTATCCAGAGGTCCACACAACGTCTCTCAAGTCTCTTTAACTCCTTATAACACACTGGTAAGCACTTGTGAAATGGGGCCTGCTGGTATAGgccaacaataaaaacatcaaggCCAACTTGACCGGAGTAACTTTAGAACGACACTGCGTGTGAGTTTTAGCCTACCCTCACTAAACGAAAACAGGTAGGTGGAATCTATTGGTCGTAGGCTGTTTCCTACTCTGTTTGCTAGCTATCACCTCTTGactattatcatttttactgTCTGAGGATGAACCTAGGACACGGTTCAAAAGCTTTCAATATTTATTAAAGATcaccaactattattattattattattattattattattattattagtattctaAACGAAGCCTATGCACATGGAGTAAGGCCACCACCAGATGGATTTCaaactttttaaagaaatattttggtgttcattagaacgaagtaacagaaggtaatggaaaatacagaaagatgggATCGGTtatcaggaaaataaataaataaataaataaataaataaacaaataaataaataaataaataaataaataaataaataaataaaaataaataaataaataaataaaaatgcaagtaaattcCTAGTCGGTCTGCTTGGCTGTAGGGTAGGTAATAGACCATAATACATCAGTAGCTACAATACGTTAGTCTTACTAACGTACCCACAAGCCTAGCTCAGGGTCGACAACCAAAATTTATGATTTCCATATTTCTGGGCTTATAACTTATAAGTCACTGTAACGTCGAAGGCGACTGTGTAAGGTGCCTACTGATTCATCGGTGACCATCTGCAACACTTCGTTTATCGTGGTGGGCTTAAAACACTTTAACCAAAGAAGACAGCTGTACATGAAACAAAAGAAGGAGAATGAATACTTTCAATTTTTCTCCGACGAGGATGGATATTCCTTGTTCTCTGGTTTTGTGATGTTATGCAAAAGACTTCAGATGTGATTTGTATATCAAGAATGAAAGCGTCAAACAAAACTTTGGTTAATGACATCGAACCTTACAAGaggcttaaaatatatttattgaaccgtactatactctgtttataAATCTATTGAAAATTCTTTATACAACAACAAGGTGTAAGACACATTTTTACAAAATGCAATTTGGAAATTGAACATAGGAGGAGTGTTTAGTgaagaaaaaaatccttaaaagtAGATTAGTACTACAAGTCAAAATAAATCGTTAACTTAAGACTAGGCCTAGAGAGCACTACTTCGATTGAATGCCGAAGCTGAACCTTTAAGAGTTCTCGTCTAAGAGGAGTGgagagagtgacgagagagagagagagagagagagagagagagagagagagaggcctccatAAGAGTAGATTAACACAAGCAAAAATAAATCGTTAGCTTGAGACTAGGCCTAGAGAGCACTACTTCGATTGAATACCGAAGCTGAACCTTCAAGA from Macrobrachium nipponense isolate FS-2020 chromosome 43, ASM1510439v2, whole genome shotgun sequence includes the following:
- the LOC135213982 gene encoding PR domain zinc finger protein 1-like, yielding MDVSPPIRLDDHFKSTDLFDLVSCTEYDLSGTGIGSDWEALDDIVGRNVNNNNNNVSVGDLSQSWFNGPYPDPPTPTPPPPPPPSAVVHHSQDKEKDTSDKMWGGGGGGGGGGTTEKVVNSATGNTIIITFPPADGGHSVPDTSDAVHNPSPPMTEHNNLDLFNSILNEKPYDVMGSHNHRSPASDCVSYASACSGYSDSGISTSPEDTASPNGGGHHDPVDFDRLVDSAVDSLVYSPGAGGLGQVDDAAGLEGSGSFLSNTQMSSYMTPVTQSNDVSSILEGALRGTVRRPGGPSQAPTQLSKVSESKTLTLMSNMTPLPPLTTAFKAEQLNGVAGSTQISSSNGMYVTTGYDYHPPPAEEFNSLDASFTKLSTATTTKVNSMSDSTKPKKRKYTKRQPGEEPTTKGRLLHFCHICNKGFKDKYSVNVHIRTHTGEKPFNCELCGKCFRQKAHLAKHVQIHTTPKPPGKR